The sequence CAACTGGCCCAAATTGAACTATTTCAAAACGACGGGTCCCATGGGCAGTGGGTAATGCCTTCGGTGGTCGGCAGTGTGGACGACCCGGCGTTTACCGAGATTATCGGCAAAGAGATACACCAAGCGCTTTGCGATGACATAGCCTTGCTCGATATGGCGGGCGAAGCGTTCGACATTAAACGGGTGCTTAGGGGTGAACTGACGCCCATGTTTTTTGGCAGTGCCATGACTAATTTCGGCGTACGGCCGTTTTTGGAAGAATTTTTGCGGCTTGCTCCGCCGCCGGCGCCGCGCCTTTCCTCGCTGGGCCCGGTTGAGCCGGACAGCGAGCTATTTTCCGCCTTTGTGTTTAAAATTCAGGCGAACATGAATCCGGCCCACCGGGACCGGTTGGCGTTTATCCGGATCTGTTCCGGCAAATTCATCCGGGGGATGTCGGTGTATCATGCCCGGTCGGGCAAAACGCTGAAACTCACCCAGCCCCAGCAATTTTTGGCCCAGGACCGTTCCATAATCGAAGAAGCCTATCCGGGGGATATTGTCGGCCTGTTCGACCCGGGAGTCTTCAGCATTGGCGATACGCTTGTCGCCGAGGGCCATACGCTTGTGTTCGAGGACTTTCCCGTCTTTCCGCCCGAGCGGTTTGCCCGGGTGCAAGCCAAGGATACGATGAAACGCAAGCAGTTTGTCAAAGGCGTCACCCAATTGGCGCAGGAGGGGGCGGTCCAGGTATTCCGGCAGCTTGACGCCGGGTTTGAATCCTTCATCATCGGCGCCGTGGGGCAACTGCAGTTTGAAGTACTGCAGTACCGGCTGAAACACGAGTATGGCGTCGAGCTAATACTCCAGCCGCTGCCGTATGAACTGGCACGGTGGCTGGAGGCGGAGGACGTAGACCTAAAAGCGCTGCGCGGCATGGATAGGAGCATGCTGGTTCAGGATGGGCGCGAGCGCCCGGTAGCGTTGTTTGCGAATGAATGGTCCCTCCGCTTTGTTGAGGAGCATAATCCCAAGGTGCGTTTTTTGCCTGCTCCGCCTGACGCGCCAACGTCCGTCCGTTAGGCGGGCGAACCGCGGTTCGGAGTGTTGCCCTAATATTGCATAAGAGTTATGGCAGGAAAGGAAGAACAAGACATGGAAAATATCAGCCTGGAGATGGTGCTATTTTTGCTGGGCGCCGGTTTTACGGCGTCGTTTATCGATTCGGTTGTTGGCGGTGGTGGCCTTATTTCCCTGCCGGCGCTCCTTCTGACCGGTTTGCCGCCCAATATTGCCCTTGGTACCAATAAGTTGGCAAGTGTGATGTGCACCTTAACCAGTACAATTTCTTTCCTTAAATCGGGTAAAGTCAATATCGGGGCGGTGAAATACCTTTTTCCCCTCTCGTTCTGCGGCGCGGTAGCCGGCGTATACGTCGTCCGCCATATGCCGCCCCAATTTTTGCGCCCCTTGGTCGTTGTTATGCTCATTGTCGTAGCCATTTACGTCCTGGTCAAAAAAGATTGGGGAAAAGAGTCCACTTACCGCGGTCTCACGAAAAAGACCGGTCTGTTAAGCGCTTTGGCAGCCCTATTACTTGGCTTTTACGACGGTTTTTTCGGGCCTGGCACCGGTTCTTTCCTAATTTTCGCGTTTCTCCTGCTTGGGTTTGATTTTGTGGAGGCAGCCGGCAACGCCAAGGTGCTGAATTTCGCCAGCAACATTGCGGCGATCGTTACTTTTATGCTGCTTAAAGCGGTGAACTATCAATACGGACTGATTATGGGGGTTGGCATGATTGTCGGCGCGCTCGCCGGTTCACGTCTTGCTATCCGGCAGGGGGTAGCGTATGTTCGCCCCCTGTTCATCTCTGTGACGGGGCTGTTAATTGGCAAGCAGCTTTGGGATTTAATTCATTAAAAATTTACTGCTCTGCGGGCAAAATCAAA comes from Sporolituus thermophilus DSM 23256 and encodes:
- a CDS encoding peptide chain release factor 3; the protein is MTIDLAKEIQRRRTFAIISHPDAGKTTLTEKLLLYGGAIHLAGSVKARKAQRHAVSDWMEIEKQRGISVTSSVLQFDYNGYRINILDTPGHEDFSEDTYRTLMAVDSAVMLIDAAKGVEAQTKKLFKVCKQRGIPIFTFVNKLDRHGKSAFELMEEIEKVLGIQAYPMNWPIGIDGDYQGVYNRQLAQIELFQNDGSHGQWVMPSVVGSVDDPAFTEIIGKEIHQALCDDIALLDMAGEAFDIKRVLRGELTPMFFGSAMTNFGVRPFLEEFLRLAPPPAPRLSSLGPVEPDSELFSAFVFKIQANMNPAHRDRLAFIRICSGKFIRGMSVYHARSGKTLKLTQPQQFLAQDRSIIEEAYPGDIVGLFDPGVFSIGDTLVAEGHTLVFEDFPVFPPERFARVQAKDTMKRKQFVKGVTQLAQEGAVQVFRQLDAGFESFIIGAVGQLQFEVLQYRLKHEYGVELILQPLPYELARWLEAEDVDLKALRGMDRSMLVQDGRERPVALFANEWSLRFVEEHNPKVRFLPAPPDAPTSVR
- a CDS encoding TSUP family transporter, producing MENISLEMVLFLLGAGFTASFIDSVVGGGGLISLPALLLTGLPPNIALGTNKLASVMCTLTSTISFLKSGKVNIGAVKYLFPLSFCGAVAGVYVVRHMPPQFLRPLVVVMLIVVAIYVLVKKDWGKESTYRGLTKKTGLLSALAALLLGFYDGFFGPGTGSFLIFAFLLLGFDFVEAAGNAKVLNFASNIAAIVTFMLLKAVNYQYGLIMGVGMIVGALAGSRLAIRQGVAYVRPLFISVTGLLIGKQLWDLIH